The Acidimicrobiales bacterium genome contains the following window.
GCAAAGGCCAGGGGACCGCTCTGCTCGCCGACATGTTGCTTCGTTGCGACGAAGAGGGCATGCCCGCGTATCTGGAATCGACGAGGATCGAGAACCGGGCGCTCTATCACCGCCACGGCTTCCAGGTCCTCGACGAAATGCACTGGCCCAGGGGCGGCCCCCCTTGGTGGCCGATGTGGCGAAAGCCTCGGGCCACCTGACCGACTTCTACGAAGCCGAGCTCAGCGGAGACTTCGACTGTGTCTGTTACCTACCACAGGCGCGGCCCGAGTCCCGTACCATCCCCTCCGTGAAGCTGCGCCGCTTGATCATCGCGTCCACGCTCGCTCTGGTCGCCGCCTGCTCCTCCGGTGGTGACGAGACTGATGTCGCGACCGTCGACTTCGGCGCCGCGCTCAGCGCTACGGCGGAGATCACCCACTACCGGCTGACCCAGTCGACGGGGCAGACCACCGACGTCGCCGCGCTGGGACTGTCGGGGTCGACCGAGCCCGACCCGGATCAGCCGACCGTGATCGGCCAGGTCACGCCCGAGCGTTCCTACGTGGAGATCGACTTCGACGCCGTGTTCGCCAGCTTCCCCGGAAGCGAGGCCGGCAAGATGCGGATCTGGTCCGACCCCGAGCGGGTCGTCATCGACACCACCGACCTCGGCGCAGCCTTCGCTGGTGTCGATGCCGGCCCGATGGAACCGGGGATCGGCTACGTCGACCTCACCAGAGTCGAGTCGGAGGCCTCGGACCTGGTGGCCGCGATCACAGGCGGGGGCATGCCCGACCTCACCGAACTGGCTACCTCGCTTCCCGCTGCGCTCTCCGGGGTCACCGAGACCGAGACCGGCGTGTTCACGGGCGCCATCAGCCACGCCGATTTCCTCACCACGATGGGCCAGGACGTCGAGACGCTATCCCGCACGACCGCCGCAGGCCTCG
Protein-coding sequences here:
- a CDS encoding GNAT family N-acetyltransferase; translation: METRHKMQSEPHYYLPFIGTDPDHRGKGQGTALLADMLLRCDEEGMPAYLESTRIENRALYHRHGFQVLDEMHWPRGGPPWWPMWRKPRAT